From a single Phacochoerus africanus isolate WHEZ1 chromosome 11, ROS_Pafr_v1, whole genome shotgun sequence genomic region:
- the LOC125111636 gene encoding olfactory receptor 2A2-like, translated as MENNQSWIAEFILVGFQLSEEMELFFFIIFFLLYIFNLLANGMILGLICLDPRLHSPMYYFLFHLAITDISYASSNLPNMLENLVKHKKTIPFVSCTLQMLFYLAFASVECLILVVMSYDRYVAICHPLQYTVIMNWRVCTVLAVASWACGFFLALVQVSLFLRLPFCGPQKVNHFFCEIRSVLRVTCGETWINKIFLFADGVFILVTPISLMLVSYVRILWAILKIQSKEGRKKAFSTCSSHLCVVGFYFGIAMMVYLVPDNSQQEEQQKILFLFYTFFNPLLNPLVYSLRNAQVKAAFHRMLQKNRTM; from the coding sequence ATGGAGAACAACCAATCTTGGATTGCAGAATTCATCCTGGTGGGATTCCAGCTCAGTGAAGAGATGGAattgttttttttcattatcttcttCCTGTTATATATCTTCAACCTGCTGGCAAATGGCATGATCTTAGGGCTCATTTGCCTCGACCCCAGACTGCACTCCCCCATGTATTACTTCCTTTTTCATCTGGCCATCACTGACATATCTTATGCCTCCAGCAATTTGCCAAATATGCTGGAAAACCTAGTGAAACACAAAAAAACGATCCCTTTTGTCTCATGCACTCTGCAGATGCTTTTCTATTTGGCTTTTGCTTCTGTAGAGTGCCTGATTTTGGTGGTGATGTCCTATGACAGGTATGTGGCTATCTGCCATCCCCTCCAGTACACTGTCATCATGAACTGGAGAGTATGCACAGTCCTGGCTGTTGCTTCCTGGGCATGTGGGTTTTTCCTGGCTCTAGTCCAAGTAAGTCTCTTCCTAAGGTTGCCCTTCTGTGGGCCACAGAAAGTGAACCACTTCTTCTGTGAAATCCGATCTGTCCTCAGAGTGACCTGTGGTGAAACTTGGATCAACAAAATTTTCCTCTTCGCTGATGGTGTGTTCATCTTAGTTACACCCATTTCCCTGATGTTGGTCTCCTATGTGCGCATCCTCTGGGCCATCCTGAAGATCCAGTCAAAGGAGGGCCGCAAGAAAGCCTTTTCCACCTGTTCTTCCCACCTCTGCGTGGTTGGGTTCTACTTTGGCATAGCCATGATGGTTTACTTGGTCCCAGACAATAGTCAACAAGAGGAACAGCAGAAAatccttttcctgttttatacCTTCTTCAACCCATTGCTGAACCCCCTCGTCTACAGTCTAAGGAATGCTCAAGTGAAGGCTGCCTTCCACAGAATGTTGCAGAAAAACAGAACAATGTAA